The following proteins come from a genomic window of Blastococcus sp. HT6-30:
- a CDS encoding single-stranded DNA-binding protein — MAGETVITVIGNLTADPELRFTPSGAAVANFTVASTPRTFDRQSQEWKDGEALFLRCNVWRQAAENVAESLTRGSRVIVSGRLKQRSFETKEGEKRTVVELEVDEIGPSLRYATAKVTRASRGEGGGGGGGFGGGGGFGGGGGGASDPWSTPAGPSDEPPF, encoded by the coding sequence ATGGCCGGCGAAACCGTCATCACCGTCATCGGCAACCTGACCGCCGATCCGGAGCTGCGCTTCACGCCGTCGGGCGCTGCCGTCGCCAACTTCACCGTGGCCTCGACGCCCCGGACCTTCGACCGCCAGTCGCAGGAGTGGAAGGACGGCGAGGCGCTCTTCCTCCGCTGCAACGTCTGGCGTCAGGCCGCGGAGAACGTGGCCGAGTCGCTGACCCGCGGATCGCGCGTCATCGTCAGCGGCCGCCTCAAGCAGCGCTCGTTCGAGACGAAGGAAGGCGAGAAGCGCACCGTCGTCGAGCTCGAGGTCGATGAGATCGGCCCGTCGCTGCGCTACGCCACGGCCAAGGTCACCCGCGCCTCGCGCGGTGAGGGCGGCGGCGGTGGCGGCGGCTTCGGCGGTGGCGGCGGCTTCGGTGGTGGCGGCGGCGGGGCGAGCGACCCGTGGTCGACGCCTGCCGGGCCGTCCGACGAACCGCCGTTCTGA
- the rpsF gene encoding 30S ribosomal protein S6: MRHYELMVILDPDLEERTIAPSLDRFLTVITNSGGNVGKVDIWGRRRMAYEINKQAEGIYAVIDIDAEPAAVSELDRQLNLNESVLRTKLMRPEVH; the protein is encoded by the coding sequence GTGCGTCATTACGAACTGATGGTCATTCTCGACCCCGATCTGGAGGAGCGCACGATCGCGCCCTCGCTCGACCGGTTCCTGACCGTCATCACCAACTCCGGTGGCAACGTCGGCAAGGTCGACATCTGGGGCCGCCGTCGCATGGCCTACGAGATCAACAAGCAGGCCGAGGGCATCTACGCGGTCATCGACATCGATGCCGAGCCCGCAGCGGTCTCCGAGCTCGACCGGCAGCTGAACCTGAACGAGTCGGTCCTGCGCACGAAGCTGATGCGGCCCGAGGTCCACTGA
- a CDS encoding deoxyribonuclease IV — MADHPIGVHVGAGLTDDGELDWGGPLARAAEIDADGVQVFLADPQGWKAPRPRPDAAQLQASGVAVFVHAPYVLNVATTNNRIRIPSRTLLGKHAQAAADVGARGLVVHGGHVLAEDDPAVGVDNWRKTFARQAEQGGFPVPVLIENTAGGGNAMARDFDALGRLWDAVGEFGAGFVLDTCHAWAAGWDLSTVVDAVRAVTGRIDLVHLNNSRDPAGSSRDRHAPLGAGEIPADVLIDVARYAGCPIVLETPGDAAGHAEEIAVIRAALTG, encoded by the coding sequence ATGGCAGACCACCCGATCGGCGTACACGTGGGCGCCGGCCTGACCGACGACGGCGAGCTGGACTGGGGCGGGCCGCTGGCCCGCGCGGCCGAGATCGATGCCGACGGCGTCCAGGTGTTCCTCGCCGATCCGCAGGGCTGGAAGGCGCCCCGCCCCCGTCCGGACGCCGCGCAGCTGCAGGCCTCCGGCGTCGCCGTGTTCGTGCACGCGCCGTACGTGCTCAACGTGGCGACGACCAACAACCGCATTCGGATCCCCAGCCGCACGCTGCTCGGCAAGCACGCGCAGGCCGCGGCCGATGTCGGCGCCCGTGGCCTCGTGGTGCACGGCGGCCACGTCCTGGCCGAGGACGACCCGGCGGTGGGCGTGGACAACTGGCGCAAGACCTTCGCCCGCCAGGCCGAGCAGGGTGGGTTCCCCGTCCCGGTGCTGATCGAGAACACGGCGGGCGGCGGGAACGCCATGGCCCGCGACTTCGACGCCCTCGGCCGGCTGTGGGACGCCGTCGGGGAGTTCGGCGCCGGGTTCGTGCTCGACACCTGCCACGCCTGGGCCGCCGGCTGGGACCTCAGCACCGTCGTCGACGCGGTGCGTGCAGTCACCGGCCGGATCGACCTGGTCCACCTGAACAACAGCCGGGACCCCGCCGGATCGAGCCGGGACCGGCACGCCCCGCTGGGCGCCGGGGAGATCCCTGCCGACGTGCTGATCGACGTCGCCCGGTACGCCGGCTGCCCGATCGTGCTGGAGACCCCCGGCGATGCGGCCGGTCACGCCGAGGAGATCGCGGTCATCAGAGCCGCCCTGACCGGCTGA